CCGCTGGAGCGATCGGAAGAGTTGTTCAGTCGCCTGTTTGAGTTGCTCCATACCGCTCGTGATCGACTGCAGCGATTGGTTGCTTTGACTGCCCGATGCAATCATATTTTGATTTAGCTGCAGCGTGTCGGCGTTCAACTGATTGATCAGTTGGATGTTGGAGCGGATCGCCTGCGTCACCTGCAACGACGACCCCAGTTGCTGATTCATCTGTTTGGTGGTGGCGATCACTTGGCCAAGCGACTCGTTTTTCTCGATGATCGCCTTCTGCACGGAGATCAGCCGGGATGTGGAATCGAGGCTCGTGTTGAGGCCCGAGTCAATTTTTCCAAGGTAGTAGGTGGTCACCATCGTTTGCACCAGCAAACCGACCACCGCGGTCATTCCCAAGTAACCCAACGCTTTCAAAATCATCGCTTTTCCCCTCCGTGCGTTAAGGCATGTTCGATGCAACCTGGCCGCTCGCTTGTGTGGCGCGGTCCAGTTTGCCGGCAATGCTGCCGTTTACATCGGCCACCTCTTGCGCCAGCCGGCTCAACGAGTTGGCGGTCTCCAGCAGCTTTTGCACAGAACCGAATTGGCTGGCGGATGCCTGCTGAACATCACGCAGATCGGTTGCGAGGATGCCGGCCAAGCGGTTCAAGCTCGAACTCAGCTCGACTTGTTTGCT
The DNA window shown above is from Effusibacillus pohliae DSM 22757 and carries:
- a CDS encoding methyl-accepting chemotaxis domain-containing protein, yielding MILKALGYLGMTAVVGLLVQTMVTTYYLGKIDSGLNTSLDSTSRLISVQKAIIEKNESLGQVIATTKQMNQQLGSSLQVTQAIRSNIQLINQLNADTLQLNQNMIASGSQSNQSLQSITSGMEQLKQATEQLFRSLQRLQQLTEQDRANLQKMKQYTEQMNQKTPGVSP